A genomic segment from Luteolibacter ambystomatis encodes:
- the rsgA gene encoding ribosome small subunit-dependent GTPase A, which produces MTLLQLGWSPFFEEAFAPYRSKGLVPARLIRETAINYGAFLEGGEEIDLVLSGKVWHDAANDAELPAVGDWVAVDLGGENEDHVIRARLPRRSCFSRKMPGKSSEEQVIGANVDVVAVVTDAGPDFNPRRMERYFALIARSGAKPVVLINKADLFTKQENAEAAAELAALCPDADIHVTSALNRKGLSVLKSYLKKGATMCVVGSSGVGKSTLVNQLYGEEWQWTGDCNEVTGKGRHTTTSRELVPLPGNGMLIDNPGMREIQMWTDEQTLRESFADVEALSHDCKFADCRHQKDAGCAIRGAVEAGSLELGRYESFLQLDDEIAELRRRAKKRQMSVERWAKRNHRVKARNLEDRIQLEKDERGDWC; this is translated from the coding sequence GTGACGTTGCTCCAACTCGGCTGGTCCCCGTTTTTTGAAGAGGCCTTTGCTCCCTACCGGAGCAAGGGCCTTGTTCCTGCCCGCCTGATCCGCGAGACCGCCATCAACTACGGCGCGTTTCTGGAAGGAGGAGAGGAAATCGACCTCGTCCTGTCCGGCAAGGTCTGGCACGATGCCGCCAATGACGCGGAACTCCCTGCCGTCGGCGACTGGGTGGCGGTCGATCTGGGCGGGGAGAATGAGGATCACGTGATCCGCGCCCGCCTGCCGCGCCGCTCCTGCTTCTCCCGGAAGATGCCGGGGAAGAGCTCCGAGGAGCAGGTCATCGGCGCGAATGTCGATGTCGTGGCCGTGGTCACGGATGCCGGTCCGGATTTCAATCCGCGGCGGATGGAGCGCTACTTCGCCCTGATCGCCCGCAGCGGTGCGAAGCCGGTGGTGCTGATCAACAAGGCCGACCTGTTCACCAAGCAGGAGAATGCCGAGGCCGCCGCCGAACTCGCCGCGCTCTGCCCGGATGCGGACATCCACGTCACCAGCGCGCTGAACCGCAAGGGCCTCAGTGTGTTGAAGTCCTATCTCAAAAAAGGGGCCACCATGTGCGTGGTCGGCTCCAGCGGGGTGGGCAAGTCCACCTTGGTCAACCAGTTGTATGGTGAGGAATGGCAGTGGACCGGGGACTGCAACGAGGTCACCGGCAAGGGTCGCCACACCACCACCTCCCGCGAGCTGGTGCCGCTGCCGGGCAACGGCATGCTCATCGACAATCCCGGGATGCGGGAGATCCAGATGTGGACGGACGAGCAGACGCTTCGCGAAAGCTTTGCCGATGTCGAAGCGCTGTCCCACGACTGCAAATTCGCCGATTGCCGCCACCAGAAGGACGCCGGCTGCGCCATCCGGGGTGCCGTGGAAGCGGGGAGCCTGGAGCTCGGCCGCTATGAAAGTTTCCTCCAGCTCGATGACGAGATCGCCGAGCTCCGCCGCCGCGCGAAGAAGCGCCAGATGTCCGTCGAGCGCTGGGCAAAACGCAATCATCGCGTCAAAGCCCGCAATCTGGAGGATCGCATCCAGCTCGAGAAAGATGAGCGTGGTGATTGGTGTTGA